GACGAAGGGCGACTATGTCGCCGGAACTGCTCCACGGGGAGCCGGTCGCGACGCCCGTCCTCGAGCGCACTCGCGACCGGGTGCGATCGCTCCGAGAGGCGGGGACGACGCCGACGCTCGGAACGGTACTGATGAGCGACGATCCGGCCGACGAGCGGTTCGTCGAGCTGAAACACGAGCGCTGTGCCGATGTCGGAATCGCCACCCGCGACGTTCGCGTCGAGCCCGACGCGCCTGCCGGCCGCCTCTACCGGGAGATCGAGCGACTCTGTGAAACGCCGACGGTCGACGCCGTCTTCGTTCAGGTGCCACTTCCCGATCACGTTCCGCTGGCGGCGACGCGACGGCGGCTCGATCCCGCCGCGGATGTCGACTGTCTCCACCCGACGAACCTCGGACGACTCGTCGCCGGCGAGCCGCGATTTCTCCCGGCGACGACGGCCGCGGTGTGTCGGCTGCTGTCGGCCTACGAGTTCTCGGTCGCGGGCGCCGACGTCGTCGTCGTTGGACGCTCGGGTGTGATCGGGCGACCGCTTGCGAACCGACTCCTGGATCGGTCCGGCGGAAACGCCACCGTCACGGTCTGTCACTCACGGACGGCGGCACTCGAAGCCCACACCAGTCGTGCGGACGTCGTCGTCACTGCAGCCGGCGTTCCGGAACTAATCGATGGCTCGATGCTCGCCCCGGAGGCCGTCGTCGTCGACGTCAGCGCGAACCGACGACCGGCGGGCGGCGTCGTCGGCGATGTCGACTTCGAGAGCGCGAGCGAGCGCGTTTGTGCGATCACGCCCGTCCCCGGCGGGGTCGGTCCGGTGACGCTCGCGATGCTCGTCAAGAACGTGGCCCGAGCCGCAGAACGGAGGGTAAACGGCTGACACGGCGGAACTACCGGTTCGTCTCCTCGGGATCGCGGTCCGCTCGGATCCGTCCTCGCGGACCGAGCAGACGCTCGAGCCGGCCGATAACGCGATCGAGGGCCGTCGTCGGCGTTCCGGGCAGGTAGTAGTCGGTGCTGTGTCGGTCGTTCGATTCGATGCGGTTTCGACTCATGTTCGTCACTCGGAGCGCGATCGGATTAAAAATTATGTATTGTACAGAAAGCGCCTCGATATCAGAACTAACGTTTCCCATATCCCTACTCTGTGGACGTTCGCTCCGCAAACCCCCCTTTCAGCGAAGAATATCAATGGTGGTTATCGGTCCCGAACTGCCGAAACACAGCGGAGCCAGCGCTCGGAGCCGTGCCGATCTCGACTGTTATACAGCTCGGGCCACGGGTACCCGACATCGGGGATAGCCAACAGGTATTTGTACGATCGAGTGTTCCACCCAGGAAAACGGTGCTCGACGTGATTCCGACAGTTCATCGCTCAAAACGGCGGTTACTCGCCGCCTCGGTCGTCCTCTTTACCGGTGCCGGCGCGGCGACCGCGGGAGAAGTCGGTCCCGCGGCGACCGCCGGCGCGACCGTCCTCGCGGTCGGTGGCGTCTACGCCGTCGCACAGTACGCCGATCGGGTCTCCCGGCCGACGCTCGCTCGGCTCGCGCTCGGCCTCTGGATCGCCTTTCTCGGCGTCGCCGGACTCCACCTCGTCGGCCTCGAGACCGTCGCCGGCGCTGCTCCCGGGCCGACGGCCGCAGGCGTCCACTCGCTGTCGGCGCTGACCTGGACGTCGCTACTGTTGTCCTGTTCGACCACCGTCTTCCTCGGCTTCCGCGAGTACGCCAGCTCGGGTGCCGACGTCTCGGACGAACAGATCCTCGAGGGAGAGAGCTCCGACTACTCCACGCGGTAGCTCACCGCGATCCCCTCGCCCAGCGGGAGCACGACCGTCTCGAAGGCCGGATCGCGGGTCACGCGCTCGAGGTAGGC
This genomic window from Natronococcus occultus SP4 contains:
- a CDS encoding bifunctional 5,10-methylenetetrahydrofolate dehydrogenase/5,10-methenyltetrahydrofolate cyclohydrolase encodes the protein MSPELLHGEPVATPVLERTRDRVRSLREAGTTPTLGTVLMSDDPADERFVELKHERCADVGIATRDVRVEPDAPAGRLYREIERLCETPTVDAVFVQVPLPDHVPLAATRRRLDPAADVDCLHPTNLGRLVAGEPRFLPATTAAVCRLLSAYEFSVAGADVVVVGRSGVIGRPLANRLLDRSGGNATVTVCHSRTAALEAHTSRADVVVTAAGVPELIDGSMLAPEAVVVDVSANRRPAGGVVGDVDFESASERVCAITPVPGGVGPVTLAMLVKNVARAAERRVNG